Proteins encoded within one genomic window of Amycolatopsis sp. 2-15:
- a CDS encoding ABC transporter substrate-binding protein, giving the protein MRVKRSVVAALVAVVAAAVLAACGGGSSSAGGGGNAAAVLNVGMPNGPQPENNNPFLETSAAASLGYRYVIYEPLVMLNRVKPQEAGKPWLATKWNWSDNYKKLVLTIRDGVKFSDGTPMTGDDVAYTFQLLRDNKALNIDSVPYKDITASGNQVTLGFDTSQFVNQVKILQTIVVPKHIWSQIKDPSTDTVKNPVGTGPFTLKSFTPQTITVTQRTGYWQQAPAVKEIRYTSYNDNNAQVAALTSGAAEWSFVFIPNYKTVYVNKDPQHYKLWFPAQLAVHGLWFNTEKAPWDNPKLRQAVNKVINRDDIFNQGEAGYFYPKNDQVTGIPTPAGDSFIAAQYKGQTVKVDVPGAKSLLTGAGFKYNGNQLVDPSGKPVNLKLTVPSGWSDYITDLEIIKDNLSQIGITATVDKMNQDAWTKSVDTGDFEGLLHWTNDGATPYDLYRDVMDGNRYKPTGQGGINGNYGRYKNDQATQALETYANAADDASRATAMNTLQQIMIDQQPMVPLMAANSGGEYSTKNWTGWPDETNPYGPAQPTLRNALDIVMHLKPAA; this is encoded by the coding sequence ATGCGAGTGAAGCGCTCCGTCGTCGCAGCGCTCGTCGCCGTGGTGGCAGCCGCGGTGCTCGCCGCTTGCGGCGGCGGCTCGAGCAGCGCGGGTGGCGGCGGCAACGCCGCGGCCGTGCTGAACGTCGGCATGCCGAACGGGCCGCAGCCCGAGAACAACAACCCGTTCCTGGAGACTTCGGCGGCGGCGTCGCTCGGGTACCGCTACGTGATCTACGAGCCCCTCGTGATGCTCAACCGCGTGAAGCCGCAGGAAGCCGGCAAGCCGTGGCTGGCCACGAAGTGGAACTGGTCGGACAACTACAAGAAGCTGGTCCTGACCATCCGCGACGGAGTCAAGTTCTCCGACGGCACGCCGATGACCGGCGACGACGTGGCCTACACGTTCCAGCTGCTGCGCGACAACAAGGCCCTGAACATCGACTCGGTGCCGTACAAGGACATCACCGCGAGCGGGAACCAGGTCACCCTGGGCTTCGACACCTCGCAGTTCGTGAACCAGGTCAAGATCCTGCAGACGATCGTGGTACCCAAGCACATCTGGTCGCAGATCAAGGACCCGTCCACCGACACCGTGAAGAACCCGGTCGGCACCGGACCGTTCACGCTGAAGTCCTTCACCCCGCAGACGATCACCGTCACGCAGCGCACCGGCTACTGGCAGCAGGCGCCGGCGGTCAAGGAGATCCGCTACACCTCCTACAACGACAACAACGCGCAGGTCGCCGCGCTCACCAGTGGTGCGGCCGAGTGGAGCTTCGTCTTCATCCCGAACTACAAGACCGTCTACGTGAACAAGGACCCGCAGCACTACAAGCTGTGGTTCCCGGCCCAGCTCGCCGTGCACGGCCTGTGGTTCAACACGGAGAAGGCGCCGTGGGACAACCCGAAGCTGCGCCAGGCGGTCAACAAGGTCATCAACCGCGACGACATCTTCAACCAGGGTGAGGCCGGCTACTTCTACCCGAAGAACGACCAGGTCACCGGCATCCCGACGCCGGCGGGCGACTCGTTCATTGCGGCGCAGTACAAGGGCCAGACCGTGAAGGTCGACGTGCCGGGCGCCAAGTCGCTGCTCACCGGCGCGGGCTTCAAGTACAACGGCAACCAGCTCGTGGACCCGAGCGGCAAGCCGGTGAACCTCAAGCTCACGGTGCCCTCGGGCTGGTCGGACTACATCACCGACCTCGAGATCATCAAGGACAACCTGTCGCAGATCGGCATCACCGCCACCGTCGACAAGATGAACCAGGACGCGTGGACGAAGTCCGTCGACACCGGTGACTTCGAGGGTCTGCTGCATTGGACCAACGACGGTGCCACGCCGTACGACCTGTACCGCGACGTGATGGACGGCAACCGCTACAAGCCGACCGGCCAGGGTGGCATCAACGGCAACTACGGCCGCTACAAGAACGACCAGGCGACGCAGGCGCTCGAGACCTACGCCAACGCCGCCGACGACGCGAGCCGCGCCACGGCGATGAACACGTTGCAGCAGATCATGATCGACCAGCAGCCGATGGTCCCGCTCATGGCCGCCAACTCCGGCGGCGAGTACAGCACGAAGAACTGGACGGGCTGGCCCGACGAGACCAACCCGTACGGCCCCGCGCAGCCGACTCTGCGCAACGCGCTGGACATCGTCATGCACCTGAAGCCCGCGGCCTGA
- a CDS encoding ABC transporter ATP-binding protein: protein METGASDTIVLEASGLTKHFPVRKRGREVLTKGRRSVQAVDDVDLVLRRGRVTALVGESGSGKSTVARLLAQLYPRTGGDIRLHGKSTTVKGGKAFRAYCRKVQMIFQDPFASLNPVHTVRYHLTRALKIHDRAGRGAQDLEQALHELLTRVQLTPPERYVDKFPHELSGGQRQRVAIARALGADPEALLADEPVSMLDVSIRLGVLNLLRDLKERLHLAILYITHDIASARYFADETLVMYAGRMVEGGDSETVTQQPAHPYTRLLIESAPDPDRLDPGADAAPGEAPKEKGSGEPPSLIAPPSGCRFHPRCPVAMERCKTDLPPRFEVDDAPGHWAACWLYDSAVRP from the coding sequence ATCGAAACCGGGGCCTCGGACACGATCGTGCTCGAGGCCTCCGGGCTGACCAAGCACTTCCCCGTGCGCAAGCGCGGGCGCGAGGTGCTCACGAAGGGGCGCCGCAGCGTCCAGGCCGTCGACGACGTCGACCTGGTGCTGCGGCGCGGCCGCGTGACCGCGCTGGTGGGCGAGTCCGGCTCGGGCAAGTCGACCGTGGCACGGCTGCTCGCCCAGCTCTACCCGCGCACGGGTGGCGACATCCGCCTGCACGGCAAGTCCACGACCGTGAAGGGCGGCAAGGCGTTCCGCGCCTACTGCCGCAAGGTCCAGATGATCTTCCAGGACCCGTTCGCGTCGCTGAACCCCGTGCACACCGTGCGCTACCACCTCACGCGGGCGTTGAAAATCCACGACCGCGCGGGCCGCGGCGCTCAGGACCTGGAGCAGGCGCTGCACGAGCTGCTCACGCGGGTGCAGCTGACCCCGCCGGAGCGCTACGTCGACAAGTTCCCCCACGAGCTCTCCGGCGGCCAGCGCCAACGTGTCGCGATCGCGCGGGCGCTCGGTGCCGATCCCGAGGCGCTGCTGGCCGACGAACCGGTGTCCATGTTGGACGTCTCCATCCGCCTCGGCGTGCTGAACCTGTTGCGGGACCTGAAGGAACGCCTGCACCTCGCGATCCTCTACATCACCCACGACATTGCGTCGGCACGCTACTTCGCCGACGAGACGCTGGTGATGTACGCCGGGCGCATGGTCGAGGGCGGCGACTCCGAGACCGTGACGCAGCAGCCCGCGCACCCGTACACGCGGCTGCTGATCGAATCGGCACCGGACCCCGACCGGCTCGACCCGGGCGCGGACGCGGCACCTGGTGAGGCGCCCAAGGAGAAGGGTTCCGGCGAGCCGCCGAGCCTGATCGCGCCGCCGTCGGGCTGCCGGTTCCACCCGCGGTGTCCCGTGGCGATGGAACGCTGCAAAACCGACCTGCCGCCGCGGTTCGAGGTGGACGACGCCCCCGGCCACTGGGCCGCGTGCTGGCTGTACGACTCGGCGGTGCGCCCGTGA
- a CDS encoding ABC transporter permease: MRYLLQRLGFYVFTAWAAVTINFFIPRLIPGDPVQSLITKNQGSLSADAIQSLYVLFGLDKNESLVAQYFHYWAQLFRGDLGLSFTFFPSPVSEVIGDSLPWTIILVGFTTVVGFLIGTGLGVVAGWRRGSWVDGLLPVTTFLSSIPYFWLGLIAITLLAGPGSFFPASGGYDPGVVPGWGGDFIGSAIQHSLLPAITILISSMGSWILGMRNMMVTVASEDYITVAHAKGLKERRVMVSYAARNALLPSVSGFALALGFIVGGTLLVEIVFSYPGVGYELFQAVGSQDYPLMQGIFLIITLSVLVANLLADVAYLVLDPRTRKEG; this comes from the coding sequence GTGAGGTACCTGCTCCAACGGCTCGGCTTCTACGTGTTCACCGCGTGGGCCGCCGTCACCATCAACTTCTTCATCCCGCGGCTGATCCCCGGGGACCCGGTGCAGTCGCTCATCACGAAGAACCAGGGCTCGCTGTCCGCGGACGCGATCCAGTCGCTGTACGTCCTCTTCGGACTGGACAAGAACGAAAGCCTGGTCGCCCAGTACTTCCACTACTGGGCGCAGCTCTTCCGCGGCGACCTCGGGCTGTCGTTCACCTTCTTCCCCTCGCCTGTGTCCGAGGTGATCGGCGACAGTCTGCCGTGGACGATCATCCTCGTCGGGTTCACCACGGTGGTGGGCTTCCTGATCGGCACCGGCCTCGGCGTCGTCGCCGGGTGGCGGCGCGGGTCCTGGGTGGACGGTCTGCTTCCGGTGACCACGTTCCTGTCGTCCATTCCGTACTTCTGGCTCGGCCTGATCGCGATCACGCTGCTGGCCGGCCCGGGCAGCTTCTTCCCGGCGTCGGGCGGTTACGACCCGGGCGTGGTGCCCGGGTGGGGCGGCGACTTCATCGGCAGCGCGATCCAGCACAGCCTGCTGCCGGCGATCACGATCCTGATCAGCTCGATGGGCAGCTGGATCCTCGGCATGCGCAACATGATGGTCACCGTCGCGTCGGAGGACTACATCACCGTCGCACACGCCAAGGGCCTCAAGGAACGCCGCGTGATGGTGAGCTACGCGGCCCGCAACGCGCTGCTGCCGAGCGTGTCCGGTTTCGCGCTGGCGCTGGGCTTCATCGTGGGCGGCACGCTGCTGGTGGAGATCGTGTTCTCCTACCCCGGCGTCGGCTACGAGCTGTTCCAGGCCGTCGGTTCGCAGGACTACCCGCTGATGCAGGGCATCTTCCTCATCATCACGCTCTCGGTGCTGGTGGCGAATCTGCTCGCCGACGTCGCCTACCTCGTGCTCGACCCCCGCACCCGGAAGGAGGGCTGA
- a CDS encoding ABC transporter permease produces the protein MALPAADLKAVAPVGAGAIAGPAAKRRRFRFLTGGKTITGLLVLAFFVVIAIIGPWIAPFDPSARSNDLLESPSGKHWFGTTHLGQDIFSQVIVGTRSVMLVGLTAGIVATILAVVVGVTSGYLGGTPGEGLSALSNVFLVIPALPLIIIIGSALPSGGDYLVAVIIGFTSWAWGARILRAQTLSLRRREYVEASRASGESTWRIIFFEILPNLTAVIASSFVGTVVFAVMSEITLAFVGVSSFSEWNWGTILFWAQSQQALAQGAWWWFVPAGLAIAILGTALSLLNFGIDEFVSPRLRSSGKTKAKNAEGKTVRLRVGFTPVLGREKE, from the coding sequence GTGGCACTTCCCGCAGCCGATCTCAAGGCCGTCGCGCCGGTCGGCGCCGGAGCCATCGCCGGGCCCGCCGCGAAACGCCGGCGCTTCCGGTTCCTGACCGGTGGCAAGACGATCACCGGGCTCCTGGTGCTGGCCTTCTTCGTGGTCATCGCGATCATCGGCCCGTGGATCGCGCCGTTCGACCCGTCCGCGCGCAGCAACGACCTGCTGGAATCGCCTTCGGGCAAGCACTGGTTCGGCACCACGCACCTCGGCCAGGACATCTTCAGCCAGGTGATCGTGGGCACGCGCAGCGTGATGCTCGTGGGGCTCACCGCCGGCATCGTGGCGACGATCCTCGCCGTGGTCGTCGGCGTCACGTCCGGGTACCTCGGCGGGACGCCGGGCGAAGGACTATCCGCACTGTCCAATGTGTTCCTCGTGATCCCGGCGCTGCCGCTGATCATCATCATCGGCTCGGCGCTGCCCAGCGGTGGCGACTACCTGGTGGCCGTGATCATCGGGTTCACGTCGTGGGCCTGGGGCGCGCGGATCCTGCGCGCGCAGACACTTTCGTTGCGCCGCCGGGAATATGTCGAGGCTTCGCGCGCGAGCGGTGAGTCGACGTGGCGGATCATCTTCTTCGAGATCCTGCCGAACCTCACGGCGGTGATCGCGTCGAGCTTCGTGGGCACGGTGGTGTTCGCGGTGATGTCGGAGATCACGCTGGCGTTCGTCGGCGTCTCCAGCTTCTCGGAGTGGAACTGGGGCACGATCCTGTTCTGGGCGCAGAGCCAGCAGGCGCTGGCGCAGGGCGCGTGGTGGTGGTTTGTGCCGGCGGGGCTCGCGATCGCCATCCTCGGCACCGCGTTGTCGCTGCTCAACTTCGGCATCGACGAGTTCGTGAGCCCGCGGCTGCGCTCGAGCGGCAAGACCAAGGCGAAGAACGCCGAGGGCAAGACGGTGCGCCTGCGCGTCGGCTTCACGCCCGTGCTCGGCCGGGAGAAGGAATGA
- a CDS encoding ABC transporter ATP-binding protein translates to MNEPVLEIKGLDVDYGLGAEAVHAVQDVHLTLHRGEVLGLAGESGSGKSTLAYGLTRLLPPPGVIRGGSVVYHPGDGEPYDVLKLTPKQLRDFRWAETSIVFQGAMNSLNPVHKVSVQLMDVIKAHDPRSTKTARLARARELLRLVGIAADRLDAYPHQLSGGMRQRVMIAMALALEPRVVIMDEPTTALDVVMQRQILAQLVELRERLGFSVLFITHDLSLLVEFSDRIAIMYGGRIVEQARGVDLYRDSLHPYSDGLLHSFPALRGPRRELTGIPGSPPDPRSLPVGCAFSPRCPHAFDRCTTEVPVLGVPADRDDPARTVACWLHPADPVAAVKS, encoded by the coding sequence ATGAACGAACCCGTACTCGAGATCAAGGGCCTGGACGTCGACTACGGCCTCGGCGCCGAGGCCGTGCACGCCGTGCAGGACGTGCACCTGACGCTGCACCGCGGCGAGGTGCTCGGCCTGGCCGGCGAAAGCGGCAGTGGCAAGTCCACTTTGGCCTACGGGCTGACCCGCCTGCTCCCGCCGCCGGGCGTGATCCGCGGTGGCAGCGTGGTCTACCACCCCGGCGACGGCGAGCCGTACGACGTGCTGAAGCTGACTCCCAAGCAGCTGCGGGACTTCCGCTGGGCCGAAACTTCCATTGTGTTCCAGGGCGCGATGAACTCGCTCAACCCGGTGCACAAGGTGTCGGTGCAGCTGATGGACGTGATCAAGGCCCACGATCCCCGCAGCACCAAGACGGCCCGGCTCGCCCGCGCGCGCGAGCTGCTGCGCCTGGTGGGCATCGCGGCCGACCGGCTCGACGCGTATCCGCACCAGCTTTCCGGCGGCATGCGCCAGCGCGTGATGATCGCGATGGCGCTGGCGCTGGAGCCGCGCGTGGTGATCATGGACGAGCCCACCACGGCGCTCGACGTGGTGATGCAGCGCCAGATCCTGGCGCAGCTCGTGGAACTGCGCGAGCGGCTGGGCTTCTCGGTCCTGTTCATCACCCACGACCTGTCGCTGCTGGTGGAGTTCTCCGACCGCATCGCGATCATGTACGGCGGCCGGATCGTGGAGCAGGCCCGCGGTGTGGACCTGTACCGCGATTCACTGCACCCGTACAGCGACGGTCTGCTGCACTCGTTCCCCGCGCTGCGCGGGCCGCGGCGCGAGCTCACCGGCATTCCCGGTTCGCCGCCCGACCCGCGGTCGCTGCCGGTCGGGTGCGCGTTCTCGCCGCGGTGCCCGCACGCGTTCGATCGCTGCACCACCGAGGTGCCGGTGCTCGGCGTGCCCGCTGACCGTGATGATCCCGCGCGCACCGTGGCGTGCTGGCTGCACCCGGCCGACCCCGTCGCCGCCGTCAAGTCGTAG
- a CDS encoding GH1 family beta-glucosidase — translation MTETTDAATREQQALIDSLPPDFRWGVATAAYQIEGAVAEDGRTPSIWDTFCQVPWAIDNNDNGDVACDHYHRMPQDVGLVKELGADTYRFSVAWPRVQPHGKGPVNEAGIGFYDRLVDELLAKDLAPWLTLYHWDLPQELEDAGGWPARDTAYRFADYSMLVLDRLSDRVRHWTTLNEPWCSAMHGYVHGVMAPGRRDFAAGMKAIHHLLLGHGLATQRMREAAPEGTQFGITLNMGTSDAASDSELDREAARNADGMGVRVYLDPLVRGSYPEDVVSDLAVRGASLPIEDGDLEIISTPLDFLGVNYYFGQQYSGVDEQGRTVGEDGFPIQRAVPFGEPTTAMGWEILPGKFTELLTRLGRDYPGLPMYITENGSAFDDAPDADGFVHDEGRTAYLASHLAAVAAARLAGVDIRGYFAWSLLDNFEWAYGYAKRFGLVRVDYETQVRTIKQSGLFYRDTVRRVRGS, via the coding sequence TTGACCGAGACCACCGACGCTGCGACCCGCGAGCAGCAGGCGCTGATCGACTCGCTGCCGCCGGACTTCCGGTGGGGCGTGGCGACGGCCGCGTACCAGATCGAGGGCGCGGTGGCCGAAGACGGGCGCACACCGTCCATCTGGGACACCTTCTGCCAGGTCCCGTGGGCGATCGACAACAACGACAACGGCGACGTCGCCTGCGACCACTACCACCGCATGCCCCAGGATGTGGGGCTCGTCAAGGAGCTCGGCGCCGACACCTACCGCTTCTCCGTCGCGTGGCCGCGTGTGCAACCGCACGGCAAGGGCCCGGTGAACGAAGCCGGGATCGGGTTCTACGACCGGCTCGTGGACGAGCTGCTGGCCAAGGACCTCGCGCCGTGGCTCACGCTCTACCACTGGGATCTGCCGCAGGAGCTCGAAGACGCGGGCGGGTGGCCGGCGCGTGACACCGCCTACCGCTTCGCCGACTACTCGATGCTGGTTCTCGACCGGCTTTCCGACCGCGTGCGCCACTGGACGACGCTGAACGAGCCGTGGTGCTCCGCGATGCACGGCTACGTGCACGGCGTGATGGCTCCCGGCCGGCGCGACTTCGCGGCAGGCATGAAGGCCATCCACCACCTGCTGCTCGGCCACGGCCTGGCCACACAGCGCATGCGCGAGGCCGCGCCAGAGGGCACGCAGTTCGGCATCACCCTCAACATGGGCACCTCCGACGCCGCGTCCGACAGCGAGCTCGACCGCGAGGCCGCGCGCAACGCCGACGGCATGGGCGTGCGCGTTTACCTCGACCCGCTGGTGCGGGGCTCCTACCCCGAGGACGTGGTGTCGGATCTCGCCGTCCGCGGTGCTTCACTGCCCATTGAGGACGGTGACCTGGAGATCATCTCGACCCCGCTGGACTTCCTGGGCGTGAACTACTACTTCGGCCAGCAGTACTCCGGCGTCGACGAGCAGGGCCGCACCGTCGGCGAGGACGGCTTCCCGATCCAGCGCGCCGTGCCGTTCGGCGAGCCGACCACCGCCATGGGCTGGGAGATCCTGCCGGGCAAGTTCACCGAGCTGCTCACCCGCCTCGGCCGCGACTACCCCGGTTTGCCCATGTACATCACCGAAAACGGCTCCGCCTTCGACGACGCGCCCGACGCCGACGGCTTCGTCCACGATGAGGGCCGCACGGCTTACCTGGCTTCGCACCTGGCCGCGGTGGCCGCCGCGAGGTTGGCCGGCGTGGACATCCGGGGCTACTTCGCGTGGTCCCTGCTGGACAACTTCGAGTGGGCGTACGGCTACGCCAAGCGCTTCGGCCTCGTGCGCGTCGACTACGAAACGCAAGTGCGCACGATCAAGCAGAGCGGC